A window of Acidimicrobiia bacterium contains these coding sequences:
- a CDS encoding pitrilysin family protein: protein MDHQLTTLPNGIRVITETMPSVRSVSVGCWVDTGSRDETEPEAGCSHFLEHLLFKGTEGLSARAISEAFDQVGARSNAFTSKEYTCYWAQLRDEDLDMGMHLLGEMMQRPAFRPEEIASEAHVVLEEINMNEDDPADVAHDQFARALWGEHVLARPVLGTRESITAMGRDIIAGYWARRYHPSTLVVAVAGHAEHDDVVRMVEDRFGAWVGDAADHDLAPPVIEPRVGVVRRDTEQAHLVLGGEALDRGDDRRFAFGLLNHVLGGGMSSRLFREIREERGLAYAVYSFRMPYADSGAFGVYVGTTPHQAPLVLEITRDELTKAVDEGLTAEELERAKGHTKGSLALSMEDTNSRMVRLGRHELTGVDHLSLDEAVARIEAVSLDEVHAVAKDVFSGPFVLGGVGPFDATDLERFVA from the coding sequence TTGGATCATCAACTCACCACCCTGCCCAACGGCATCCGCGTCATCACCGAGACCATGCCCTCGGTGCGGTCGGTGTCGGTCGGGTGCTGGGTGGACACCGGCAGCCGGGACGAGACCGAGCCGGAGGCAGGTTGCTCGCATTTTCTCGAGCATTTGCTGTTCAAGGGCACGGAGGGACTGAGCGCCCGGGCCATCTCGGAGGCCTTCGACCAGGTAGGGGCGCGGTCCAACGCCTTCACCTCCAAGGAATACACGTGTTACTGGGCGCAGCTACGTGACGAGGACCTCGACATGGGCATGCACCTGCTGGGCGAGATGATGCAGCGCCCTGCCTTCCGTCCCGAGGAGATCGCCTCCGAGGCCCACGTGGTGCTCGAAGAGATCAACATGAACGAGGACGATCCGGCCGACGTGGCCCACGACCAATTCGCCAGGGCTCTCTGGGGGGAACACGTGCTCGCCCGTCCGGTCCTCGGTACCCGCGAGTCGATCACCGCGATGGGGCGCGACATCATCGCCGGCTACTGGGCACGTCGGTATCACCCGTCGACCCTGGTGGTGGCGGTCGCCGGGCATGCCGAGCACGACGACGTCGTACGCATGGTGGAGGATCGCTTCGGTGCCTGGGTGGGTGACGCCGCCGATCACGATCTCGCCCCGCCCGTCATCGAGCCGCGTGTCGGTGTGGTGCGGCGAGACACGGAACAGGCACACCTGGTCCTCGGCGGTGAGGCACTCGATCGGGGGGACGATCGCCGGTTCGCCTTCGGCCTGCTCAACCACGTTCTCGGTGGAGGCATGTCGAGCCGGCTGTTCCGCGAGATCCGGGAGGAGCGAGGACTCGCCTATGCGGTGTACTCGTTCCGGATGCCCTACGCCGATTCGGGAGCTTTCGGGGTGTATGTGGGCACCACGCCCCACCAGGCGCCGTTGGTCCTCGAGATCACTCGCGATGAGCTGACCAAGGCGGTCGATGAAGGTCTCACCGCTGAGGAGCTCGAGCGGGCCAAGGGCCACACCAAGGGGTCCCTAGCGCTCTCGATGGAAGACACCAACAGCCGGATGGTGCGCCTCGGCCGGCACGAACTCACCGGCGTCGACCATCTGTCGCTCGACGAGGCGGTGGCCAGGATCGAGGCGGTGAGCCTCGACGAGGTGCATGCCGTCGCCAAGGACGTCTTTTCCGGCCCGTTCGTCCTCGGTGGCGTCGGACCGTTCGACGCCACCGACCTGGAACGCTTCGTGGCATGA
- a CDS encoding ABC transporter ATP-binding protein, protein MTERTPVLEFRQVNTHYGPAHILKDIDIEVYAGEIVCLLGGNASGKTTTLKTILGMVLPTTGDVLLDGEIVSDWSTSKRVERGVSMVPENRRLFKRMTVKENLEIGGFLRKDKENLDGDMERIFELFPRVKERLGQKAGTLSGGEQQMVAVGRALMARPKVLLMDEPSMGLAPILVAQNFEIIQQINEAGTTVFVVEQNANMALSIADRGYVLQTGQIVLADTAEGLLANPQMRQAYLGEVD, encoded by the coding sequence GTGACCGAGCGAACCCCGGTTCTCGAGTTCCGTCAGGTCAACACGCACTACGGGCCCGCCCACATCCTCAAGGACATCGACATCGAGGTCTATGCCGGCGAGATCGTGTGTCTGCTCGGGGGCAACGCCTCGGGCAAGACGACGACCCTCAAGACCATCCTGGGGATGGTGCTCCCGACGACGGGCGACGTGCTGCTCGACGGCGAGATCGTGTCCGACTGGTCGACGTCGAAGCGGGTGGAACGCGGGGTGTCGATGGTCCCCGAGAACCGGCGCCTGTTCAAGCGGATGACCGTCAAGGAGAACCTGGAGATCGGCGGCTTCCTTCGCAAGGACAAGGAGAATCTCGATGGCGACATGGAACGCATCTTCGAGCTGTTCCCCCGGGTCAAGGAGCGCCTCGGCCAGAAGGCCGGCACCCTGTCCGGCGGTGAGCAGCAGATGGTGGCCGTGGGTCGTGCGCTGATGGCCCGTCCCAAGGTGCTGCTCATGGACGAGCCGTCGATGGGGCTGGCGCCGATCCTGGTGGCCCAGAACTTCGAGATCATCCAGCAGATCAACGAGGCCGGGACCACGGTTTTCGTCGTCGAGCAGAACGCCAACATGGCGCTGTCGATCGCCGACCGTGGCTACGTCCTCCAAACCGGCCAGATCGTCCTCGCCGACACCGCCGAAGGTCTGCTCGCCAACCCCCAGATGCGTCAGGCGTACCTGGGAGAAGTGGACTAG
- a CDS encoding ABC transporter ATP-binding protein, producing the protein MTSALLDVRALTKRFGGLNALSGVDLIVNSGEILSVIGPNGAGKTTFFNIISGMFHPDQGEIFFRGEDIAGLTPDQVTKLGIARTFQNVRLFPNMTVLENIMVAQHCRTRQGVLSALLRSPGFLREEAEIEARAREVLSFFGTRLAGYRHDQPAFVLSYANRRRLEIARAMATQPELLLLDEPTAGMNPRETRELTELIGKLRDERGFTIVVIEHDMKVVRDVSDRVAVLDHGVKIAEGSYDEVSSDDGVIEAYLGRPAATGEAAS; encoded by the coding sequence ATGACCTCCGCGCTCCTCGACGTGCGTGCGCTGACCAAGCGATTCGGTGGCCTCAACGCGCTCTCCGGCGTCGACCTGATCGTGAACTCCGGCGAGATCTTGTCCGTGATCGGACCCAATGGTGCCGGCAAGACCACCTTCTTCAACATCATCAGCGGCATGTTCCACCCCGACCAGGGTGAGATCTTCTTTCGCGGCGAGGACATCGCGGGCCTTACCCCGGATCAGGTGACCAAGCTGGGCATCGCCCGCACCTTCCAGAACGTGCGCCTGTTCCCCAACATGACGGTCCTCGAGAACATCATGGTCGCCCAGCACTGCCGGACCAGACAGGGCGTGCTGAGCGCACTGCTCAGGAGCCCCGGGTTCCTCCGGGAGGAGGCTGAGATCGAGGCACGGGCGCGTGAGGTCTTGTCCTTCTTCGGTACCCGACTGGCGGGGTACCGCCACGACCAACCCGCCTTCGTCCTCTCCTACGCCAATCGCCGACGGCTGGAGATCGCTCGCGCCATGGCGACCCAGCCCGAGCTGCTCCTCCTCGACGAACCGACGGCCGGTATGAACCCCCGCGAGACGCGAGAGCTCACCGAGCTCATCGGCAAGCTGCGTGACGAGCGAGGGTTCACCATCGTCGTGATCGAACACGACATGAAGGTGGTGCGCGACGTGTCCGACCGGGTGGCGGTACTCGACCACGGCGTCAAGATCGCCGAGGGGTCATACGACGAGGTGTCGAGCGACGACGGGGTCATCGAGGCCTATCTCGGTCGTCCGGCGGCCACCGGGGAGGCGGCGTCGTGA
- a CDS encoding branched-chain amino acid ABC transporter permease, with protein sequence MDEGETGDGSDNRMVTGVRAQRRALRADPATVAVDVFVFAMKVFLAFFALWAVVGTIVLQVQGEGLGADSWRDVVVGGLATGSIYGLIALGYSMVYGILGFINFAHGEVFMTGAFSGYLMAGALFASGMWEANFPLAFVIVLIGAALTSMIVAITIEKVAYRRLRGAPRLIPLITSIGVSFFLQYAVLGLFGGNIKSYPQLPVGLRERVNVLGFQVEGSKLVVIFVAAVSVVALWWFVSKSKSGRAIRAVAEDREIAGLMGIDVNRTIVKTFAVGGAMAGVAGIMWALLFRNIFFHTGFLPGIKAFTAAVLGGIGNLPGAMLGGLTLGMFEAAGPTMMASLRWAIPTWVAHTIGAAALAGAVRGFLRFRQGHVRDTGSAVGWMLVGSLFALLAFTQLPGFQVVIPGTSQLKDMIAFLVLIGVLMARPAGLLGERLALEERG encoded by the coding sequence TTGGACGAAGGGGAGACCGGTGATGGGTCGGACAACCGCATGGTGACGGGGGTTCGAGCCCAGCGTCGCGCTTTGCGCGCCGACCCGGCGACGGTCGCCGTGGATGTCTTCGTGTTCGCCATGAAGGTTTTCCTCGCCTTCTTCGCCCTCTGGGCCGTCGTGGGGACCATCGTCCTGCAGGTCCAGGGGGAGGGTCTGGGCGCCGACTCCTGGCGTGACGTGGTGGTCGGCGGTCTCGCCACCGGATCCATATACGGGCTCATCGCCCTCGGCTACTCGATGGTCTACGGCATCCTCGGGTTCATCAACTTCGCCCACGGCGAGGTGTTCATGACGGGCGCCTTCAGTGGGTACCTCATGGCCGGCGCGCTGTTCGCTTCGGGCATGTGGGAGGCGAACTTCCCGCTCGCCTTCGTCATCGTTCTCATCGGGGCCGCGCTCACCTCGATGATCGTGGCCATCACCATCGAGAAGGTCGCCTACCGACGGCTCCGGGGCGCACCGCGGCTGATCCCGCTCATCACGTCGATCGGCGTGTCCTTCTTCCTGCAGTACGCCGTCCTGGGGCTGTTCGGCGGGAACATCAAGAGCTACCCACAACTCCCGGTCGGCCTGCGGGAACGGGTCAACGTGCTCGGATTCCAGGTCGAGGGGTCGAAGCTGGTGGTGATCTTCGTCGCCGCCGTCTCCGTGGTCGCTCTCTGGTGGTTCGTCAGCAAGTCCAAGAGCGGCCGGGCCATCCGGGCGGTCGCCGAGGACAGGGAGATCGCCGGACTCATGGGCATCGACGTCAACCGGACGATCGTCAAGACCTTCGCCGTCGGCGGAGCCATGGCAGGTGTCGCCGGCATCATGTGGGCGCTGCTCTTCCGCAACATCTTCTTCCACACCGGGTTCCTCCCCGGGATCAAGGCGTTCACCGCAGCCGTACTCGGCGGCATCGGGAATCTGCCCGGTGCCATGCTCGGTGGTCTCACCCTGGGCATGTTCGAGGCCGCCGGGCCGACCATGATGGCGAGCCTGCGTTGGGCGATTCCTACCTGGGTCGCCCACACGATCGGTGCCGCCGCACTCGCCGGGGCGGTGCGTGGTTTCTTAAGGTTCCGCCAGGGACACGTTCGGGACACGGGGTCCGCCGTCGGATGGATGCTGGTCGGAAGCCTCTTTGCCCTCCTCGCCTTCACCCAACTCCCGGGCTTCCAGGTCGTCATACCCGGCACCTCTCAGCTCAAAGACATGATCGCCTTTCTCGTGCTCATCGGGGTGCTGATGGCCCGGCCGGCCGGTCTTCTCGGTGAACGCCTGGCGCTGGAGGAGCGAGGGTGA
- a CDS encoding branched-chain amino acid ABC transporter substrate-binding protein — MRLRHLAVMVLALALVAAACGDGDTTTTTAGGSEDPLGVVEVQPGEAIQIRAHQAISGPAESLGIDQVRGVELAIADFGDIHGFPVDMGVAEDDLCSAEGGQAGAQAIVAQGNVVAVIGTTCSGAQRAAMPVYSAAGMVLFSGSNTAPDLTSDLQGTAGESFQPGYYRTAHNDLFQGAAVAKFVFDELGLTRAAAVHDGDPYTQGLANAFRSAFETLGGEVPVFTATSGTAGADQTALLTEIAGADVEVVFFPIFPGTGGPEIIQQKDGIAGLEDVVWFGADGLFVGDYISIPETEGMYFSGPDLDFGGNVSATGKNYAEMRAAYEAANGVVPPAPFHAHTYDATVLVLTAIREVGVVGDDGVLRIGRQALRDYLETVADFDGLIGKITCDEFGDCGSQRVQIAYHTDSSVTDISLTPVSASYTRADLIGIITGG; from the coding sequence ATGAGATTGCGACACCTGGCCGTCATGGTCCTGGCGCTGGCGCTCGTCGCCGCCGCCTGTGGCGATGGTGATACCACCACGACGACTGCTGGCGGTTCTGAAGATCCGCTCGGTGTCGTCGAGGTTCAGCCCGGTGAAGCAATCCAGATCCGCGCCCACCAGGCGATCTCCGGCCCGGCCGAGTCGCTCGGTATCGACCAGGTGCGTGGCGTCGAGCTCGCCATCGCCGACTTTGGCGACATTCACGGATTCCCCGTGGACATGGGCGTTGCTGAGGACGACCTCTGCAGCGCAGAGGGTGGACAGGCCGGTGCTCAGGCGATCGTCGCCCAGGGCAATGTGGTCGCCGTGATCGGCACCACCTGCTCGGGAGCGCAGCGCGCTGCAATGCCGGTGTACTCCGCCGCGGGCATGGTGCTGTTCTCGGGTTCCAACACGGCCCCCGACCTGACCTCGGACCTGCAGGGCACTGCCGGTGAGAGCTTCCAGCCGGGCTACTACCGGACCGCACACAACGACCTGTTCCAGGGTGCCGCAGTCGCCAAGTTCGTCTTCGACGAGCTCGGACTGACGCGTGCGGCCGCCGTCCATGACGGTGACCCGTACACCCAGGGGCTGGCCAATGCGTTCCGGAGCGCCTTCGAGACGCTCGGTGGCGAGGTTCCCGTGTTCACGGCGACGTCCGGCACCGCTGGTGCCGATCAGACGGCGCTGTTGACCGAGATCGCCGGGGCAGACGTGGAAGTCGTGTTCTTCCCGATCTTCCCGGGGACGGGTGGTCCTGAGATCATCCAGCAGAAGGACGGCATAGCCGGCCTCGAGGACGTGGTGTGGTTTGGTGCTGACGGCCTGTTCGTCGGTGACTACATCTCGATCCCCGAGACCGAGGGTATGTACTTCTCCGGTCCGGACCTCGACTTCGGCGGCAACGTGAGCGCAACCGGCAAGAACTATGCCGAGATGCGCGCCGCCTACGAGGCTGCGAACGGCGTTGTTCCCCCGGCACCGTTCCACGCGCACACCTACGACGCCACCGTGCTCGTCCTCACGGCCATCCGTGAGGTCGGAGTGGTCGGTGACGACGGCGTGTTGCGGATCGGCCGCCAGGCACTGCGCGACTATCTGGAGACCGTTGCGGACTTCGACGGGCTGATCGGCAAGATCACCTGTGACGAGTTCGGTGACTGCGGTAGCCAGCGCGTGCAGATCGCCTACCACACCGACTCGAGCGTCACTGACATTTCGCTCACCCCGGTGTCGGCGTCGTACACCCGTGCTGACCTGATCGGCATCATCACCGGCGGCTGA